In uncultured Methanobacterium sp., a genomic segment contains:
- a CDS encoding DUF2226 domain-containing protein gives MEMPITKPSMVSYADELDFSKLMEDLASDNKNGFIRVTSRSEEGYILYKNGKQVAASFDRFSKIEALEKISSALGVKNTLIEVFDVGPSQVDYLLDLNKPYAFDAGSNVYDVIGELKKTETPKEPQEETLREPLEETPEKPQEETLREPLEESLSSEEPAESIFTKESPDKLISSEKVPDEDASSGKHSNEKILPGKSPEEEIPPILEESSKIETTVDNSSEGTVLVTEVAEPPVEKIDSTLKEDSSLTESINEPKMDEIKSSHKPVEMSESKDVAPDNVLKPPVTDEKVETPSKVEDVKSSDIPKEEDEAKPIDRLELLKKYGIKDVQDDDVENLLQSYKGGIIDDDDVERVELVLMNLIKKSVLGIPKIKGTEVMVFLDNYKELTGTINIITEYESQGFLNKIMGQSRTATNLRRQIINIAEIAIKKSFRQYPEVVEKFEINVEFS, from the coding sequence ATGGAAATGCCCATAACCAAACCATCTATGGTTTCGTATGCTGACGAGCTGGATTTCTCGAAATTAATGGAGGATCTTGCCAGTGATAATAAAAACGGGTTTATTAGAGTTACTTCACGTTCAGAAGAAGGATATATTCTTTATAAAAATGGAAAACAGGTAGCTGCTTCGTTTGACAGGTTTTCTAAGATAGAAGCACTTGAAAAAATAAGTTCTGCCCTGGGAGTTAAAAATACCTTAATTGAAGTATTTGATGTAGGTCCATCTCAGGTGGACTACCTCCTGGATCTCAATAAACCATACGCCTTTGATGCTGGTTCCAATGTTTACGATGTAATTGGTGAACTGAAAAAAACAGAAACTCCAAAGGAACCTCAAGAAGAAACTCTTAGAGAACCTCTAGAAGAAACTCCAGAGAAACCTCAAGAAGAAACTCTTAGGGAACCTCTAGAAGAATCACTATCTTCTGAAGAACCTGCAGAATCAATATTTACAAAAGAATCTCCAGATAAATTAATATCTTCTGAAAAAGTTCCAGATGAAGATGCATCCTCTGGAAAACATTCAAATGAAAAGATATTACCAGGAAAATCTCCAGAGGAGGAAATACCTCCCATACTGGAAGAATCAAGTAAAATAGAAACTACTGTTGATAATTCATCTGAAGGCACAGTACTCGTAACTGAGGTTGCCGAGCCACCTGTTGAAAAAATTGATTCAACATTAAAAGAAGATTCATCATTAACCGAATCTATTAATGAGCCTAAAATGGATGAAATAAAATCTTCTCATAAGCCTGTTGAAATGAGTGAATCAAAAGATGTGGCACCGGATAATGTTCTCAAGCCACCGGTTACCGATGAAAAAGTAGAAACACCTTCAAAAGTTGAAGATGTTAAATCCTCGGATATTCCAAAAGAAGAGGATGAAGCAAAGCCTATTGATCGTTTGGAACTTCTGAAAAAGTATGGTATTAAAGATGTTCAGGATGATGATGTTGAAAACCTTCTACAATCATATAAGGGCGGTATCATCGATGATGATGATGTGGAAAGGGTGGAATTAGTCCTGATGAACCTCATTAAAAAATCTGTACTGGGAATTCCCAAAATCAAAGGAACTGAAGTCATGGTTTTCCTTGATAATTACAAAGAACTAACTGGAACCATTAACATCATCACCGAATATGAAAGCCAGGGGTTCTTAAACAAAATCATGGGGCAGAGTAGAACTGCCACCAACCTCAGAAGGCAGATCATTAACATAGCAGAAATTGCCATCAAAAAGAGCTTCCGACAGTACCCTGAAGTTGTGGAAAAATTCGAGATCAATGTAGAGTTCAGTTAA
- the sepF gene encoding cell division protein SepF: MKDIMDYLKKNLGLEEEEGKEDQETIIVPDHSFYEIVLMKVHNLDEFDYALAQVLEEKNPIIMDISILEKNSLDDFKLAGEKLKAFRDNNGGEAILLCKNGRNIIIVTPAEIKLIRK; this comes from the coding sequence ATGAAGGACATCATGGATTATTTGAAGAAAAATCTAGGATTGGAAGAAGAGGAAGGGAAAGAGGATCAGGAAACCATCATAGTCCCTGACCACTCGTTCTATGAGATAGTTTTAATGAAGGTCCATAACCTTGATGAATTTGATTATGCTCTGGCTCAAGTGTTAGAGGAAAAAAATCCAATTATAATGGACATCAGTATCCTGGAAAAGAATTCTTTAGATGATTTCAAATTAGCAGGAGAGAAATTAAAGGCTTTCCGGGATAACAATGGAGGAGAAGCTATCTTATTGTGTAAAAATGGTAGGAATATTATAATAGTTACTCCTGCAGAAATAAAACTGATCCGAAAGTGA
- a CDS encoding DUF1611 domain-containing protein, protein MYFVTSVQDLQELNPYIIIGCGGGGEKFSNFSGIESVGFIDDNKKKQGKKFCNHIISSSLEEVVGKTDARSVAIMLPIGAEGSALKYAVQAIDLGLNVICSFRSLSLDCNQSLLAFAESKGVQIKEISSRLDVIKSIFGTAPETCTEVLPKLDYKPEVPVVFVGGTSQECGKRTTTRILGKTAAEYGLNAGVISTDEMGLEQPADLNFRAGSLSVMDVASAVMGSIKYVEEKKSPDIIFVEGQSSLTERGNPHPRGLSAAILVGAQPDATIVCHRFNHPYRQPVGIAEEIRAIEAVEPTKVVGISLNLRNFTENTSKDILFSQCHKKYGLPAADIYHGGASILLDAIIEYTGIGDVEK, encoded by the coding sequence TTGTATTTTGTAACTTCTGTTCAGGACTTGCAAGAACTTAATCCCTACATAATCATCGGATGCGGCGGTGGTGGGGAAAAATTCTCTAATTTCAGCGGAATAGAATCCGTTGGTTTCATAGATGACAATAAGAAAAAACAGGGTAAAAAATTTTGTAATCATATTATTTCGTCCAGTTTAGAGGAAGTGGTGGGTAAAACCGATGCCCGTAGTGTAGCCATAATGTTACCAATTGGTGCGGAAGGATCTGCCCTTAAATATGCGGTTCAAGCTATTGATTTAGGTTTGAATGTAATTTGTTCTTTTAGATCTCTTTCATTAGATTGCAATCAATCCTTACTGGCATTTGCTGAATCTAAAGGTGTTCAAATAAAAGAAATAAGCTCACGCCTTGATGTGATAAAATCAATATTTGGTACCGCACCAGAAACGTGTACTGAAGTCCTACCAAAACTTGATTATAAACCGGAAGTACCGGTGGTTTTTGTGGGAGGTACATCTCAGGAATGTGGAAAAAGGACTACCACGCGTATCCTGGGAAAAACAGCAGCTGAATATGGCTTAAATGCTGGAGTTATATCCACGGATGAAATGGGATTGGAGCAACCAGCTGACCTTAATTTCCGTGCAGGTAGCTTATCTGTAATGGATGTTGCCTCTGCAGTAATGGGTAGCATAAAATATGTTGAGGAAAAAAAGAGCCCGGACATTATATTTGTGGAAGGACAATCCAGCCTCACTGAAAGGGGAAATCCACATCCTCGGGGTTTATCAGCAGCTATACTTGTAGGGGCACAACCTGATGCCACCATTGTCTGTCACAGGTTCAACCACCCTTACCGCCAGCCTGTGGGAATAGCAGAAGAGATTCGGGCCATAGAGGCCGTAGAACCCACCAAAGTAGTGGGGATATCTCTTAATCTGAGGAATTTCACTGAAAATACGTCCAAAGATATTCTATTTTCCCAGTGTCATAAAAAATATGGGCTTCCTGCTGCTGATATTTATCACGGTGGAGCGTCAATATTATTAGATGCGATAATTGAATATACAGGTATAGGGGACGTTGAAAAATGA
- a CDS encoding roadblock/LC7 domain-containing protein, which yields MIERILKDLGRINGVSGSLVVGKDGLIIESEVPTDIDSELVAAMASAVFGTAERSAEEMKHEPLQQVMIEGNKGKTLMIDAGEGILVVIADVDINLGLIRIEMRRSAERVIEFLT from the coding sequence ATGATAGAAAGAATACTTAAAGATTTAGGACGAATAAATGGGGTAAGCGGATCTTTAGTGGTCGGAAAAGACGGTTTGATAATAGAAAGCGAAGTTCCAACAGATATAGATTCGGAACTTGTAGCTGCAATGGCTTCTGCTGTTTTCGGTACTGCAGAACGTTCTGCAGAGGAAATGAAACATGAACCACTTCAACAGGTGATGATCGAAGGTAATAAAGGTAAAACCCTGATGATCGATGCTGGTGAAGGTATACTGGTAGTAATTGCAGACGTGGATATTAACCTGGGTCTCATCAGGATCGAAATGCGTCGCAGTGCTGAACGAGTGATTGAATTCCTAACTTAA
- a CDS encoding 3H domain-containing protein gives MRKPYVILIGSASGIGKSTIASELAKELGIKHLIETDFIREIVRGIIGPDYAPALHKSSFDAYVTLKDKQRYDGNTASLISAGFEEHASFVIPAIEKVIKRAVDDYDDLVIEGVHLVPGFLDIEKFKEDANIHFFVLTADEDVHKERFVKRAMKIKRGGKHLEYFKENRIINNYLVKQALEHRVPVINNLGINETKKRMLTLIKEICKEMVFRHSVDQLDLETDIILNKYGGRIMDVSYFLPGFGEPLKRKVNVYDPSEAKRFIKLLQENPKRKKDLEGLYELSGNVHRHKICAPDEESLQAMIKELGEKGLLYQFNNEEK, from the coding sequence TTGAGAAAACCTTACGTTATACTCATTGGAAGTGCTTCGGGGATTGGAAAATCAACCATCGCTTCTGAGTTAGCTAAAGAGCTGGGTATTAAACATCTAATTGAAACTGATTTCATAAGGGAAATAGTACGGGGGATCATTGGCCCAGATTATGCACCTGCCCTGCACAAATCTTCCTTCGATGCTTATGTAACTTTAAAGGACAAGCAACGGTATGATGGTAATACTGCCAGTTTAATAAGTGCCGGTTTTGAAGAACACGCTTCCTTTGTCATCCCTGCAATTGAAAAGGTTATAAAAAGGGCAGTTGATGATTATGATGATCTGGTAATTGAAGGAGTGCATCTTGTTCCGGGATTTTTAGATATAGAAAAATTTAAAGAAGATGCAAACATCCACTTTTTTGTACTGACAGCCGACGAGGATGTGCATAAAGAAAGATTCGTTAAAAGGGCTATGAAGATAAAACGCGGCGGAAAACACCTGGAATATTTCAAAGAAAACCGCATAATTAATAATTATCTGGTTAAACAGGCCCTGGAACATCGCGTCCCTGTTATTAACAATCTGGGTATTAACGAAACCAAGAAGAGGATGCTCACTCTGATTAAAGAGATCTGTAAAGAGATGGTATTCCGCCATTCAGTTGACCAGTTAGATCTGGAGACCGATATTATCCTCAATAAATATGGAGGCCGCATAATGGATGTTTCCTACTTCCTCCCGGGTTTTGGCGAACCCCTAAAAAGGAAGGTCAATGTTTACGACCCTTCTGAGGCAAAAAGATTCATTAAACTTCTCCAGGAAAACCCTAAACGTAAAAAAGATCTGGAAGGACTCTACGAACTTTCTGGAAACGTGCACCGTCACAAAATATGTGCACCAGATGAAGAAAGTCTCCAGGCCATGATCAAAGAACTGGGTGAAAAAGGATTGCTCTACCAATTCAACAATGAAGAAAAATAA
- a CDS encoding ZPR1 zinc finger domain-containing protein, which translates to MSKMFADCPICNAHQSMEVTTKTEIIPYFGEIMESTLLCSECGYKHADTICIDQKDPVKYTLIVGKDNLNARVVKSQSTTITIPEIGLKVEPGPQSQGYVSNVEGVLNRFEKAVRTALSWAEEDYAKKNAVQILEDIERVKNGQKKVTLVLEDPFGHSVVMDETAVKSELTVEEIENLETGFTTFENEELENNEDDDKSPKSC; encoded by the coding sequence TTGAGTAAAATGTTTGCTGACTGTCCAATATGCAATGCACATCAAAGTATGGAAGTCACCACCAAAACCGAGATAATCCCCTACTTTGGGGAGATTATGGAATCAACCCTCTTATGTAGTGAATGCGGATATAAACATGCAGATACTATCTGTATTGATCAAAAAGACCCAGTTAAGTACACCTTAATTGTGGGGAAAGATAATTTAAACGCAAGGGTTGTTAAATCACAGTCAACCACCATTACCATACCTGAAATAGGACTTAAGGTGGAACCAGGACCACAATCCCAGGGTTATGTTTCCAATGTAGAAGGAGTGCTGAACCGTTTTGAAAAAGCTGTTAGAACTGCATTATCCTGGGCTGAGGAGGATTATGCCAAAAAGAACGCGGTCCAAATACTGGAAGATATTGAAAGAGTGAAAAATGGTCAAAAAAAGGTCACCCTGGTATTAGAAGACCCCTTCGGCCACAGCGTGGTTATGGATGAGACTGCAGTTAAGAGTGAATTGACTGTAGAAGAGATTGAAAATCTGGAAACTGGCTTTACCACCTTTGAAAATGAAGAATTGGAAAATAATGAAGATGATGATAAATCACCTAAATCATGCTAA
- the nadC gene encoding carboxylating nicotinate-nucleotide diphosphorylase, producing the protein MRQDLAKMVYEDIGFEDITTRALIPPGLKVRGHIISKEEGISAGVELAVAIFAEFDVETEVLVADGEKLKPGQIIMEISGDPRSILSVERTVLNLMMRMSGIATLTDNIIKMVRSVNPDVIVAGTRKTTPGLQFFEKNAIRSGGGDTHRYRLDDSVLIKDNHLALVGGVVEAISLARKYVSFTKKIEIEVETLEEALQAANAGADIVMLDNMVPEDVKTVLEALNTENLRDNVIIEVSGGINSDNIMQFAKTGVDVISTGYITHSARSLDLSLELEKIQ; encoded by the coding sequence ATGAGGCAAGACCTGGCTAAGATGGTTTATGAAGATATTGGCTTTGAGGATATAACCACCCGTGCATTGATACCTCCTGGATTAAAGGTTAGGGGTCATATCATATCCAAAGAAGAAGGCATATCTGCTGGAGTTGAATTGGCGGTAGCTATTTTCGCCGAATTTGATGTGGAAACCGAAGTACTGGTGGCAGATGGTGAAAAGTTAAAGCCTGGTCAGATCATCATGGAGATATCCGGTGATCCACGTAGTATTCTCAGTGTGGAAAGAACCGTCTTAAACCTTATGATGCGCATGAGCGGCATAGCCACCCTCACTGACAATATTATTAAAATGGTTCGCAGTGTCAATCCTGATGTTATAGTGGCCGGGACCCGTAAAACAACCCCTGGACTCCAATTTTTTGAGAAAAATGCCATAAGATCTGGTGGGGGAGATACCCATCGCTACCGCCTGGATGACAGTGTTTTAATAAAGGATAACCACTTAGCCCTGGTTGGTGGAGTGGTTGAGGCAATATCCCTAGCCAGAAAGTACGTTAGTTTCACTAAAAAAATTGAAATTGAGGTAGAAACCCTGGAAGAAGCCCTGCAGGCTGCTAATGCTGGGGCAGATATTGTAATGTTGGACAACATGGTTCCTGAAGATGTTAAAACGGTCCTGGAAGCTTTGAATACTGAAAATCTCCGTGACAATGTGATAATTGAAGTATCGGGTGGTATCAATTCAGATAACATTATGCAGTTTGCAAAGACAGGGGTGGACGTGATCTCAACAGGATACATCACTCACTCTGCAAGATCATTGGACTTAAGCTTGGAATTGGAGAAAATACAATGA
- the rnz gene encoding ribonuclease Z: protein MELIFLGTSSALPTIKRNHSSIALKAFGEVMLFDCGEGTQRQMARIKLSPMKVDHIFITHLHGDHFLGLPGMIQSMAFRGRTEPLHIYGPEGIIKTVESIKNLGYYALSFPIHAYEVTEGIVLQTDKYLIECCPTHHSVLNLAYSVEEKRSPKFLREKAIQLGLKPGPDFGKLQKGIPVEVDGAMIKPDQVLGAKRKGRKVVYSGDTKPCPEMVQFASGADVLIHESTYESAQESKAIENGHSTTTHAAMIAKEAEVSELILTHISTRYRDSDTLKKEARQVFDKVVLAEDLMSIEVKHSKH, encoded by the coding sequence ATGGAATTAATATTTTTAGGAACCTCATCCGCACTCCCCACCATCAAACGGAATCATTCATCAATTGCCTTAAAGGCCTTTGGAGAGGTAATGCTCTTTGATTGTGGCGAGGGAACTCAGCGTCAGATGGCTCGAATTAAACTGAGCCCCATGAAAGTGGATCATATCTTCATAACCCATCTGCATGGCGACCACTTCCTGGGACTGCCCGGAATGATCCAGTCCATGGCTTTCAGAGGTAGAACTGAACCATTACACATTTACGGGCCAGAAGGAATAATAAAAACCGTTGAAAGTATTAAAAATCTTGGTTACTATGCTTTATCATTCCCTATACATGCTTATGAAGTAACCGAGGGTATTGTTCTCCAGACAGATAAATATTTGATTGAATGCTGCCCTACCCACCATTCTGTCCTTAACCTGGCATACTCAGTTGAAGAAAAAAGATCTCCTAAATTCCTCAGGGAAAAGGCAATCCAACTGGGATTAAAGCCCGGGCCAGATTTTGGGAAACTGCAAAAAGGGATCCCGGTGGAAGTAGATGGAGCCATGATAAAACCAGATCAGGTACTCGGAGCAAAAAGAAAGGGAAGAAAAGTGGTGTACTCAGGTGATACTAAACCCTGCCCTGAAATGGTTCAATTTGCATCCGGTGCCGATGTTTTAATACATGAATCCACCTATGAATCAGCACAGGAATCAAAAGCCATTGAAAATGGTCATTCCACCACCACACATGCGGCAATGATTGCTAAAGAAGCCGAAGTATCAGAATTAATTCTCACCCACATAAGCACCCGTTACCGGGATAGTGACACTCTGAAAAAAGAAGCAAGACAAGTATTTGATAAAGTAGTGTTAGCTGAAGATCTGATGAGTATAGAAGTAAAACACTCTAAACATTAA
- a CDS encoding mechanosensitive ion channel family protein, whose amino-acid sequence MTDPDPLYLNLIKIAIILIVSFIITKWSIYIVKRIGSRFNFELTLIQVINEIIKYSVIAAAITLSLKELGVDVNAIIVSLGIVGIAVGFAARDTLSNFIAGMFILADQSFKVGDIIEMSGKSGRVIKLGLRVTTIKTDDNQIITIPNSIFSSGVYVNSTSQETRRVGLDINIPYELELEETVNSLMRVTSECKWALPEPKPNVLIKEMTDTGIKATINVWINDPWKVATYRSQLALKVKELLVVENAS is encoded by the coding sequence ATGACGGATCCCGACCCACTGTACCTTAACCTTATAAAAATTGCCATAATTCTCATAGTTTCATTTATCATAACTAAATGGTCAATTTATATTGTTAAAAGAATTGGAAGCCGATTTAATTTTGAACTGACCTTGATACAGGTCATAAATGAGATAATCAAATACTCAGTAATTGCCGCAGCTATAACCCTTAGTTTAAAGGAGTTAGGAGTAGATGTTAATGCCATAATTGTCAGTTTGGGTATTGTGGGTATAGCTGTGGGTTTTGCTGCCCGGGACACTCTTTCAAACTTCATTGCTGGCATGTTCATACTGGCTGATCAAAGTTTTAAAGTGGGCGATATCATTGAAATGTCAGGTAAAAGTGGTAGGGTAATTAAACTGGGATTAAGAGTTACCACCATCAAAACAGACGATAACCAGATAATAACCATCCCTAATTCAATTTTTTCCAGTGGTGTTTATGTCAATTCCACCTCTCAGGAAACCCGCAGAGTTGGATTGGATATTAACATTCCCTATGAACTGGAACTGGAAGAAACTGTTAACTCCCTGATGAGAGTAACATCTGAGTGTAAATGGGCGCTTCCTGAACCAAAACCAAATGTGCTTATAAAAGAAATGACAGATACAGGTATTAAAGCTACTATTAATGTCTGGATCAATGATCCATGGAAGGTAGCCACCTACCGAAGCCAGTTAGCCCTGAAAGTTAAGGAACTTCTGGTGGTTGAAAATGCCTCATGA
- a CDS encoding class E sortase, which produces MSKYKIIAILILLACVTLAAGIAIAGYQQMQNVTQAQKSVKDYQEKMSNPVNALDPTDLTKSYVNAQLIIPKLNLNASIRSDTVNAYNAVYHYPESVMPGKPGECGILGHRTKYSGLFTNIASLEPGDQAIIKDFAQHKKYVYEVTSNGNDIRWDYKTNPIRFSQEGQARLLIVTCYPPGKKEAAWITHFKMVSSSSL; this is translated from the coding sequence ATGTCTAAATATAAAATTATTGCCATCCTGATTTTATTAGCGTGTGTCACGCTGGCAGCAGGCATAGCCATTGCTGGTTACCAGCAGATGCAAAACGTTACCCAGGCCCAGAAAAGTGTTAAAGATTATCAGGAGAAAATGAGCAACCCTGTAAACGCACTGGATCCCACTGATCTAACCAAATCTTATGTCAATGCACAGTTAATCATTCCAAAACTCAATTTGAATGCAAGCATTCGATCAGATACTGTAAATGCATATAACGCTGTTTATCATTATCCTGAAAGTGTTATGCCGGGTAAACCAGGAGAATGTGGTATTTTAGGCCATAGGACAAAATATTCTGGATTATTCACCAACATAGCTTCCCTTGAACCAGGAGATCAGGCTATTATCAAGGATTTTGCCCAACACAAGAAATACGTCTACGAAGTCACGTCCAATGGGAATGATATACGCTGGGACTACAAAACCAATCCTATCAGATTTTCACAGGAAGGACAGGCACGTTTGTTAATTGTTACCTGTTATCCACCAGGTAAAAAAGAAGCAGCGTGGATTACTCATTTTAAAATGGTCTCCAGCAGTAGCTTATAA
- a CDS encoding ferredoxin family protein yields the protein MVEILIDEDACVGCGSCVDDCPNDVYKMNEEKWKTEVVNVDDCMACLSCHEICPAQAMTHKDIHVAKRLYIDRRVNDVLERII from the coding sequence ATGGTTGAAATCCTGATAGACGAAGATGCATGTGTTGGATGTGGATCCTGTGTGGATGACTGCCCCAACGACGTGTACAAAATGAATGAAGAAAAATGGAAAACAGAAGTGGTTAATGTCGACGACTGTATGGCATGCCTCTCCTGCCATGAGATCTGCCCTGCACAGGCCATGACCCATAAAGACATCCACGTGGCCAAAAGACTCTACATTGATCGCCGGGTGAACGACGTTCTGGAAAGAATTATCTGA
- a CDS encoding hydrocarbon binding protein (contains V4R domain): MAIQEVRGTFKPELIPKETGGDIDDYEDALHVLMKFMGSMSSALEQVSGRGANAIVYQAGKRMGHDAAKMLEKTDNLEQAMDEMGEVLGHEFYYRMWKPAGQENFTVEKGDETVVKLLFRDCVVRQTLRRTGLPQKGPLCYLLYGYMVGAVEEVMDIKGKVDIDHVGPNACLKTLTIKWSGK, from the coding sequence ATGGCAATACAAGAAGTTAGAGGAACATTTAAGCCCGAATTGATTCCCAAGGAAACTGGTGGAGACATAGATGACTATGAAGATGCACTGCACGTGCTGATGAAATTCATGGGATCAATGTCCAGTGCCCTGGAACAAGTTTCAGGAAGAGGTGCCAACGCCATTGTTTACCAGGCAGGCAAACGAATGGGTCACGATGCTGCGAAAATGCTGGAAAAAACCGACAACCTGGAACAGGCCATGGATGAAATGGGTGAAGTCCTGGGACATGAATTCTACTATCGGATGTGGAAACCAGCAGGACAGGAAAATTTCACCGTTGAAAAAGGAGATGAAACCGTTGTAAAACTTCTCTTCAGAGACTGTGTTGTCCGGCAAACCCTCCGAAGAACAGGTTTACCCCAAAAAGGACCATTATGTTACCTTTTATATGGTTACATGGTGGGAGCAGTGGAAGAAGTTATGGACATCAAAGGAAAAGTTGACATAGATCATGTAGGCCCAAACGCATGCCTTAAAACTCTCACAATCAAATGGAGTGGTAAATAA
- a CDS encoding F420-nonreducing hydrogenase encodes MVKIALETLASCSGCEISILDLHEDLATLLDQAEIVYAPVLMDVKEVPDDVDIAIVSGSVRNAENRERLEELREKSKYLIAYGTCACYGGITGMADLYTSDEVTSRTYSDNPSTVSAPLPNEVVPELLSIVHPAADFTKIDGFIPGCPPKEQLTHDILIPLINDEAPDVPKKSVCADCQREMEHVEFDKIHRRIEGTPEPGKCFLSQGYVCLGSVTLGRCGGLCTEAGIPCHGCGGPSLDVLREPSHDIYNGVIKRIAHLSKMPEKDVEKQLYDIGHVIYGFVIGSTTMEDKQVSLIPQLVKK; translated from the coding sequence ATGGTTAAAATAGCCTTAGAAACCCTGGCCAGTTGCTCAGGATGTGAAATTTCCATACTGGACCTTCATGAAGATCTGGCAACATTACTGGATCAGGCAGAAATTGTGTATGCACCAGTCCTCATGGATGTAAAAGAAGTTCCTGACGATGTAGACATTGCTATTGTCTCTGGTTCAGTTCGTAACGCCGAAAACAGAGAAAGATTGGAAGAACTACGGGAAAAATCCAAGTACCTCATTGCCTACGGAACATGTGCCTGTTACGGAGGTATAACCGGTATGGCTGATCTTTACACCTCTGATGAGGTCACATCACGTACATACTCTGACAATCCCAGTACTGTGTCAGCACCACTCCCCAATGAAGTGGTCCCTGAACTTTTAAGCATTGTACACCCTGCAGCTGACTTCACCAAAATTGATGGATTTATACCTGGCTGCCCACCTAAAGAACAACTCACACATGACATACTCATACCACTTATAAACGACGAAGCTCCTGATGTTCCTAAAAAAAGTGTCTGCGCTGATTGCCAGCGTGAAATGGAACACGTTGAATTCGATAAAATACACCGCAGGATTGAAGGAACCCCTGAACCAGGTAAATGTTTCCTGAGCCAGGGATACGTCTGTTTGGGTTCAGTTACTCTGGGTCGATGCGGTGGTCTTTGTACAGAAGCAGGAATCCCCTGTCACGGCTGTGGAGGACCTTCTCTTGATGTTTTAAGGGAACCCAGTCATGATATTTACAATGGAGTTATTAAAAGAATAGCCCACCTCTCCAAAATGCCAGAAAAAGATGTGGAAAAGCAACTTTATGATATTGGACACGTCATCTACGGATTCGTAATTGGAAGTACTACCATGGAGGATAAGCAGGTTTCACTCATCCCTCAACTGGTTAAAAAGTGA